In the Malaya genurostris strain Urasoe2022 chromosome 1, Malgen_1.1, whole genome shotgun sequence genome, one interval contains:
- the LOC131435620 gene encoding sodium-independent sulfate anion transporter-like yields MTQTMGTTISPDGSYVNEAMNCSSLNISMSAGEPHGGLTGSNEFILSSSGKKITSESRVQEVNQWCQRKVKSACTRKMMYKRLPILRWLPNYNSTDAIGDLVAGITVGLTVIPQALAYSGIAGLPVAYGLYGSFLGSIVYIFLGSCKDVPMGPTAIASLLTYQTARGNVPKAILLCFLTGIVELLMGLFGLGFLVDFVSGPVSSGFTSAVSLIIVTSQIKDVLGITARGSTFLEIWQSIFADIHNIRAWDTVLGITCIAVLLIMRIVAGLKVGPEEEELKSKKHRYVNKFMWLIGTSRNAILVIVCGAIGYVFQSSATAPFKLIGEIPPGMPSFEPPSFSLTANQSSNGREESFSEVVSSLGSGLIVIPLIALMENIAICKAFSNGKPVDATQELIAIGVANIANSFVQGFPGTGSLSRSAVNNASGVRTPLGNIYTGALVLLSLLFFTPYFSYIPKATLAAIIIAAVVFMVEVKVVKPMWRTKKSDLIPGLGTFIACLALPLEIGILLGVGLNVVFILYHAARPKISVERLTSPAGAEYLIITPDRCLIFPSVDYVRNLVTKHSIRQSLPVVIDCSHVYGADFTAATVIDSITQDFVKRDQPLFFYNLKPSVCAVFEGLSPADFVVYYREEDLDQLMKERAYTPKQVLSA; encoded by the exons ATGACACAAACAATGGGAACGACAATCAGTCCGGACGGATCTTACGTCAATGAGGCGATGAACTGTTCAAGCCTAAACATATCAATGTCGGCCGGGGAGCCACATGGTGGTTTAACGGGTTCGAATGAGTTTATCT TGTCATCGAGTGGAAAGAAAATCACATCAGAAAGCCGCGTACAGGAGGTCAATCAATGGTGCCAGCGAAAAGTCAAAAGTGCCTGCACTAGGAAGATGATGTACAAACGATTGCCCATACTACGGTGGCTGCCAAA CTACAACTCAACCGACGCGATTGGGGATTTAGTGGCGGGAATAACCGTCGGCCTCACAGTAATTCCTCAAGCGCTCGCCTATTCTGGTATTGCCGGTCTTCCAGTCGCC TACGGACTTTATGGCTCCTTTCTCGGAAGTATCGTCTACATTTTTCTCGGTAGTTGTAAAGATGTACCGATGGGCCCAACTGCCATTGCATCTTTGCTAACATATCAAACTGCACGGGGAAATGTGCCCAAGGCAATCCTTCTATGCTTCCTGACCGGGATCGTTGAGCTGCTAATGGGTTTATTTGGACTGGGATTTCTGGTTGACTTCGTGTCTGGTCCAGTGTCGTCCGGTTTCACATCGGCCGTATCACTGATCATTGTGACGTCTCAAATTAAGGATGTTCTGGGAATCACCGCAAGAGGAAGCACCTTCTTGGAAATCTGGCAGTCGATTTTCGCAGATATCCATAACATTCGTGCTTGGGATACGGTTTTGGGAATCACGTGCATCGCAGTGTTACTGATCATGAGG ATTGTAGCAGGTCTCAAGGTGGGCCCCGAAGAGGAAGAACTTAAGTCGAAGAAGCACCGTTACGTTAACAAATTCATGTGGCTCATTGGAACCTCTCGGAATGCTATTCTTGTGATAGTATGCGGAGCTATCGGATATGTGTTTCAGTCATCGGCTACCGCGCCCTTTAAACTGATTGGGGAAATTCCTCCGGGAATGCCATCATTTGAACCACCATCGTTCTCACTGACTGCTAACCAATCCTCCAACGGACGGGAGGAATCTTTTTCGGAGGTTGTATCAAGTTTGGGATCCGGATTGATAGTTATCCCACTTATTGCTCTAATGGAAAATATTGCCATCTGCAAAGCATTTT CTAACGGAAAACCAGTGGATGCCACACAGGAACTGATCGCCATCGGTGTTGCGAATATTGCCAATTCCTTCGTGCAAGGCTTCCCCGGAACTGGCTCCCTCAGCCGGAGTGCCGTCAACAATGCATCGGGAGTGCGAACACCCCTAGGGAATATTTACACCGGTGCCCTTGTGTTACTTTCGTTGTTATTTTTCACTCCATACTTCTCATATATTCCGAAAGCAACGCTTGCTGCCATCATCATAGCAGCCGTGGTTTTCATGGTGGAAGTCAAAGTCGTTAAACCCATGTGGCGAACCAAAA AGAGTGATTTGATACCCGGCTTGGGGACATTCATTGCCTGCCTTGCCCTGCCACTGGAAATTGGTATTCTTCTCGGGGTAGGACTCAACGTCGTGTTCATATTATACCATGCTGCAAGACCAAAGATTTCCGTAGAACGGCTAACG AGTCCGGCCGGTGCAGAGTACCTGATTATTACTCCAGATCGGTGTCTGATTTTCCCTTCGGTAGATTACGTTCGTAATCTGGTGACCAAACATTCCATTCGTCAATCGCTGCCGGTGGTGATCGACTGTTCGCACGTGTACGGTGCTGACTTTACGGCCGCGACGGTCATAGACAGTATTACGCAGGACTTTGTCAAACGTGATCAGCCGCTGTTCTTCTACAATCTCAAACCAAGTGTTTGTGCCGTATTCGAAGGACTTTCGCCTGCCGACTTCGTGGTTTACTATAGAGAGGAAGATTTGGACCAACTAATGAAGGAACGGGCTTACACGCCCAAACAGGTTCTTAGTGCATGA
- the LOC131435660 gene encoding 60S ribosome subunit biogenesis protein NIP7 homolog, whose amino-acid sequence MRRLSEEKTKILFEKLSKYIGSNVKLLIDRADGTYCFREMNSRVYYMSEKILKLAECLKQNELISVGTCFGKFTKGNKFILHITALNFLAPYAQYKIWVKPSAEQQFLYGNHITKSGLGRITENTPMYQGVIVMSMNDTPLGFGVAAKSTADCKLADPLVTVCFHQADVGEYIRSEDTLI is encoded by the exons ATGAGACGTTTATCGGAGGAGAAAACGAAGATTCTTTTCGAAAAACTATCGAAATA CATTGGTTCGAATGTAAAACTTCTGATTGACCGTGCTGATGGAACGTACTGCTTCCGGGAGATGAATTCACGGGTGTACTACATGTCGGAAAAAATACTAAAACTGGCGGAATGTCTGAAACAGAATGAACTGATCTCGGTGGGGACGTGCTTCGGGAAGTTCACAAAGGGTAACAAATTTATTCTGCACATCACGGCGTTAAATTTCCTCGCACCGTACGCCCAGTACAAGATTTGGGTTAAGCCGTCGGCAGAACAGCAGTTCCTGTACGGTAATCACATTACGAAGTCCGGGCTCGGGCGAATCACAGAGAACACACCCATGTACCAGGGGGTAATCGTAATGTCCATGAACGACACACCGCTCGGGTTCGGTGTGGCAGCAAAATCGACAGCTGATTGTAAGCTCGCGGACCCGCTGGTGACGGTTTGCTTCCATCAAGCGGATGTCGGGGAGTACATTCGATCGGAGGATACTTTAATATAG